The Litorilinea aerophila genome includes a window with the following:
- a CDS encoding deoxyhypusine synthase family protein gives MHEAKAIKSFIRHHYRHFNAGALADAAEGYSQFLKKGGKMFLAMAGAMSTAELGLSLAEMIRRDKIHAISCTGANLEEDVYNLVAHDHYVRIPNYRDLTPEDEHELLSRHLNRVTDTCIPEEEAIRRIEHAILDEWVQADRNGERYFPHEFLYRILRSGRLEQYYQIDPKDSWLMAAAEKNLPIFVPGWEDSTTGNIYAAHCLQGDIRNVHTVRTGIEYMMVLAEWYQQESARQPIGFFQIGGGIAGDFPICVVPMLRQDLEREDIPLWAYFCQISDSTTSYGSYSGAVPNEKITWEKLAIDTPKYMIESDATIVAPLIFAYVLADDED, from the coding sequence ATGCATGAAGCCAAAGCCATCAAGTCCTTCATCCGCCATCACTACCGCCATTTCAATGCCGGCGCCCTGGCGGATGCGGCCGAGGGGTACAGCCAGTTTCTCAAAAAAGGCGGCAAGATGTTCCTGGCCATGGCCGGCGCCATGAGCACCGCGGAGCTGGGCCTCTCCCTGGCCGAAATGATCCGCCGGGACAAGATCCACGCCATCAGCTGCACCGGCGCCAACCTGGAAGAGGACGTCTACAACCTGGTCGCCCACGACCACTACGTGCGCATTCCCAACTACCGGGACCTGACGCCCGAGGACGAACACGAGCTCCTCTCCCGGCACCTCAACCGGGTGACCGACACCTGCATCCCCGAAGAGGAAGCCATCCGCCGCATCGAACACGCCATCCTGGACGAGTGGGTCCAGGCCGACCGCAACGGCGAGCGCTACTTTCCCCACGAATTCCTCTATCGGATCCTGCGCAGCGGCCGCCTGGAACAGTACTACCAGATCGATCCCAAAGACAGCTGGCTCATGGCCGCGGCGGAGAAGAACCTCCCTATCTTCGTGCCGGGCTGGGAGGACTCCACCACCGGCAACATCTACGCGGCCCACTGCCTGCAGGGGGACATTCGCAACGTCCACACCGTGCGCACCGGCATTGAGTACATGATGGTTCTGGCGGAATGGTACCAGCAGGAATCGGCCCGGCAGCCCATCGGCTTCTTCCAGATCGGCGGCGGCATCGCCGGGGACTTCCCTATCTGTGTGGTGCCCATGCTGCGCCAGGACCTGGAGCGGGAGGACATTCCCCTCTGGGCCTACTTCTGCCAGATCAGTGATTCCACCACCAGCTACGGCTCCTACTCGGGCGCGGTGCCCAACGAGAAGATCACCTGGGAAAAGCTGGCCATCGACACGCCCAAGTACATGATCGAGTCCGACGCCACCATCGTCGCGCCCCTGATCTTTGCCTACGTCCTGGCCGACGACGAGGATTGA
- the speB gene encoding agmatinase, whose product MMTPDNFLGLPEPYAGASHARVAVLPIPFEATVSYGHGTAHGPQAIITASQQVELYDREFDREPALEYGIHTLAPLALADEPEAAVAQIAEAVAQVAGRVPLVVGLGGEHTVSLGFGRGLLAALDGPLTVVQLDAHADLRDSYDDTPFSHACVARRLLEEDGIEQVLQLGIRSICTEEVAFARAHPDRVRIWYREELRGGNWQEELRERLQGRRVYLTLDVDGLDPAIVPATGTPEPDGLTWPETLEILRTVAGAAPIVALDCVELAPVAGLHAADFAVAKLLYKAITYAMESQNHA is encoded by the coding sequence ATGATGACGCCCGATAACTTCCTCGGTCTGCCCGAGCCCTACGCCGGGGCATCCCATGCCCGGGTAGCGGTGCTTCCTATTCCCTTCGAGGCCACAGTGAGCTATGGCCACGGCACCGCCCACGGCCCCCAGGCCATCATCACCGCCTCCCAACAGGTGGAGCTCTACGACCGGGAGTTCGACCGGGAGCCGGCCCTGGAATACGGGATCCACACCCTGGCTCCCCTGGCCCTGGCCGATGAGCCCGAAGCTGCCGTGGCCCAGATCGCCGAGGCGGTGGCCCAGGTGGCCGGGCGAGTTCCCCTGGTGGTGGGCCTGGGAGGTGAACACACCGTGAGCCTGGGCTTCGGCCGGGGCCTGTTGGCTGCGTTGGACGGTCCCCTCACCGTGGTGCAGCTCGACGCCCACGCTGACCTGCGAGACAGCTACGACGATACGCCCTTCAGCCACGCCTGTGTGGCCCGTCGCCTGCTGGAGGAAGACGGCATCGAGCAGGTGTTGCAGCTGGGGATCCGCTCCATCTGCACCGAGGAGGTGGCCTTTGCCCGGGCCCATCCGGACCGGGTGCGCATCTGGTACCGGGAAGAGCTGCGGGGCGGCAACTGGCAGGAAGAATTACGGGAACGGCTGCAGGGGCGCCGGGTCTACCTTACCCTGGACGTGGATGGCCTGGACCCGGCCATTGTCCCGGCTACGGGCACGCCCGAGCCGGACGGCCTCACCTGGCCAGAGACGCTGGAGATACTGCGCACGGTGGCCGGAGCGGCCCCCATAGTCGCCCTGGACTGTGTCGAGCTGGCGCCTGTGGCCGGCCTGCACGCAGCCGATTTTGCGGTGGCCAAGTTGCTCTACAAGGCCATCACCTACGCCATGGAGTCACAGAACCATGCATGA
- a CDS encoding pyruvoyl-dependent arginine decarboxylase: protein MRLIPRKMFFTRGVGVHKEKLTSFEMALREAGIAHFNLVRVSSIFPPRCKIVPKEEGLPLLQAGEIVFAVLAEMSTNEPGRRIAASIGVARPADHDKYGYLSEHHAFGQTEAEAGDYAEDLAATMLATTLGIPFDADKDYNERKEQYLMGGEIVETTSITMAVTAEPGGVWTTVVAAAILV from the coding sequence ATGCGACTTATTCCACGCAAAATGTTCTTCACCCGTGGGGTCGGCGTCCACAAGGAGAAGCTCACCAGTTTTGAAATGGCCCTCCGGGAAGCCGGCATTGCTCACTTCAACCTGGTCCGCGTCTCCTCCATCTTCCCGCCCCGCTGCAAGATCGTCCCCAAGGAGGAGGGGCTGCCACTGCTCCAGGCAGGGGAGATCGTCTTCGCCGTCCTGGCGGAGATGTCCACCAACGAACCGGGGCGCCGCATCGCCGCCTCCATCGGCGTGGCCCGGCCTGCCGACCACGACAAGTACGGCTACCTGTCCGAGCACCACGCCTTTGGACAGACCGAAGCCGAGGCCGGCGACTACGCCGAAGATCTGGCGGCCACCATGCTGGCGACCACCCTGGGCATCCCCTTCGACGCCGACAAGGACTACAACGAGCGCAAGGAACAGTACCTGATGGGCGGCGAAATCGTGGAGACCACCAGCATCACCATGGCCGTGACGGCTGAACCGGGCGGTGTCTGGACCACTGTGGTGGCGGCGGCGATCCTGGTCTGA
- a CDS encoding YIP1 family protein, which produces MLQPRSYPELIGKALMLEADPFIVMVDDDNPWVEGLFMIVVVGVAVGAAHLVGGLLAAASLPPAQAVFQELVQAWRQLNLEPAVGEAWLQEAWGWLTLVTGYGSGWFRLLALLTVPLGLLIQWVFAGLVSHGVALALDGRGSLNQMLGASALMVAPQVLRLVHIVPFTTVSNLLLTTWALLVLYRAVAVAHELPWQRAVVAALAPVIAVIFLAGVAGTLLGLFLILGGGR; this is translated from the coding sequence ATGCTGCAGCCTCGGTCGTATCCTGAACTCATCGGCAAAGCCCTGATGCTGGAAGCGGATCCGTTCATCGTCATGGTGGACGATGACAACCCATGGGTAGAGGGTCTCTTCATGATCGTTGTGGTGGGCGTTGCAGTAGGGGCAGCCCACCTGGTGGGCGGTCTGCTGGCAGCGGCCAGCCTGCCACCTGCCCAGGCCGTCTTCCAGGAGCTGGTGCAGGCGTGGCGTCAACTGAACCTGGAGCCGGCTGTGGGGGAAGCCTGGCTGCAGGAAGCCTGGGGCTGGTTAACACTGGTGACCGGGTACGGCAGCGGGTGGTTCCGCCTGTTGGCCCTGCTCACGGTCCCCCTGGGCCTGCTGATCCAGTGGGTGTTCGCCGGGCTGGTGAGCCATGGGGTGGCCCTGGCTCTGGATGGCCGGGGCAGCCTCAACCAGATGTTAGGGGCCAGCGCCTTGATGGTAGCCCCCCAAGTGCTCCGCCTGGTACACATCGTCCCCTTTACCACGGTCAGCAACCTGCTGCTGACTACCTGGGCCCTGCTGGTCCTCTATCGAGCTGTGGCGGTGGCCCACGAGCTGCCCTGGCAGCGGGCGGTGGTGGCAGCCCTGGCGCCAGTGATCGCCGTGATATTCCTGGCGGGTGTGGCAGGTACGCTGCTGGGCCTCTTCCTGATCTTGGGAGGTGGACGATGA
- a CDS encoding phosphoglucomutase/phosphomannomutase family protein, producing MPIHFGTDGWRAVISDEFTFANVRKVAQAIAQEVLSTGSTSPAMVVGFDTRFLSDRYAIAVAEVLAAHGIRVWLAQADAPTPMISYAIVEKGADGGVMITASHNPPRYNGIKFKAAYGGSASPEAARSVERRIRLNEEAGITPPTLPLHEAQVQGLITRFDPFPAYESHVRQLVNFTVIQQRPLPVAVDAMYGAGRIYLRRLLEDAGCTVTELRSEMNPGFNGIHPEPIARHLHPLIELMRRGEHRVGLATDGDADRIGAVDPSGRFIDPHGIMALLVEHLVHDRGLRGSVVKTVSTTQMLNRLARRYELPLHETPVGFNHISDWMLRENVLLGGEESGGISMAGHIPEGDGILMGLLLVEMVASRGRTLAELLDELMAAPDMGRFHYARLDQPVRPFDKRELLAALLAGAPDTLAGVPVAQVSDRDGVKFILADESWLLIRPSGTEPVLRIYAEGHSDEQVQALLAAGMEMAHAMIADRIQE from the coding sequence ATGCCCATTCACTTTGGCACCGACGGCTGGCGTGCCGTCATTAGCGATGAATTTACCTTTGCCAACGTTCGCAAGGTGGCCCAGGCCATCGCTCAGGAAGTCCTGAGCACCGGTTCCACATCCCCCGCGATGGTCGTTGGCTTCGATACCCGCTTTCTCAGCGACCGCTATGCCATCGCCGTGGCGGAGGTCTTGGCCGCCCACGGCATCCGGGTCTGGCTGGCCCAGGCCGATGCTCCCACACCCATGATCAGCTATGCCATCGTGGAAAAGGGCGCGGACGGCGGCGTCATGATCACTGCCAGCCACAACCCGCCCCGCTACAACGGCATCAAGTTCAAGGCGGCCTATGGCGGCTCTGCCAGCCCTGAGGCAGCCCGCTCGGTGGAAAGACGCATCCGCCTCAATGAGGAAGCGGGCATCACGCCGCCCACCTTGCCCCTCCACGAAGCCCAGGTGCAGGGCCTGATCACCCGCTTCGATCCTTTTCCTGCCTACGAAAGCCACGTCCGCCAGCTGGTCAACTTCACCGTCATCCAGCAGCGTCCCCTGCCGGTGGCCGTGGACGCCATGTACGGGGCCGGCCGCATCTACCTGCGCCGTCTGCTGGAGGATGCGGGCTGCACCGTCACCGAGCTCCGCAGCGAAATGAACCCGGGCTTCAACGGCATCCACCCGGAGCCCATTGCCCGTCACCTCCACCCCCTGATCGAACTCATGCGGCGAGGCGAGCACCGGGTGGGGCTGGCCACCGACGGCGACGCCGACCGCATCGGCGCGGTGGATCCCAGCGGCCGCTTCATCGATCCCCACGGCATCATGGCCCTGCTGGTGGAACATCTGGTCCACGACCGGGGCCTGCGGGGTAGCGTGGTCAAGACAGTCAGCACCACCCAGATGCTCAATCGGCTGGCCCGGCGCTATGAGCTGCCCCTCCACGAAACGCCGGTGGGCTTTAACCACATCAGCGACTGGATGTTGCGGGAGAATGTGCTGCTGGGAGGCGAAGAGAGTGGCGGCATTAGCATGGCCGGCCACATCCCAGAGGGGGATGGCATCTTGATGGGGCTGTTGCTGGTGGAGATGGTGGCCAGCCGGGGGCGCACGCTGGCCGAGCTGCTGGATGAGCTCATGGCGGCGCCCGACATGGGCCGCTTCCACTACGCCCGCCTGGACCAGCCGGTGCGCCCTTTCGACAAGCGAGAATTACTCGCCGCCCTGCTGGCAGGCGCTCCAGACACCCTGGCAGGGGTGCCGGTGGCCCAGGTCAGTGACCGGGACGGGGTGAAGTTTATCCTGGCCGATGAAAGCTGGCTCCTGATCCGCCCCAGCGGCACGGAACCGGTGCTCCGTATCTATGCCGAGGGCCATAGCGACGAACAGGTCCAGGCTCTGCTGGCAGCGGGCATGGAGATGGCCCACGCCATGATCGCCGATCGAATCCAGGAATGA
- a CDS encoding ABC-ATPase domain-containing protein has translation MASDRQKLADILRRIDGRGYPAYREIQGAWTFPNFTLWVDHVQGDPFASPSRVRITLPASVAAFPQATYANTSRAVGLTAFLARAFAAAARRHSRRRGTGKSGEIHMEAPGQEVLPQTAVQIDPEGNVEARFTVGLPAQGRRVLGHEAARLLLENVPAVVNESLLAAAHDPDLVWKHVATNEDADALRDALADRGLVAFVADGAILPRRSGVDDRPLQDDTVVPFQSPPSLRVQIELPHAGQVSGMGIPAGVTLIVGGGYHGKSTLLRAIERGVYNHRPGDGRERVVSQAGLVKIRAEDGRSVAGVDISPFIDNLPLGQSTRAFQTANASGSTSQAASIMEALEVGATGLLIDEDTAATNFMIRDSRMQALVPKEREPITPFIDRVRQLYSEHGVSSILVIGGSGDYLDVADTVITMDAFRPADVTERARAVAKQFPTGRQPEAVGPLHLQHERIPIPRSIDPSRGRRDVHIKTQGLHTILFGTETIDLTAVEQLVARGQTRAIAAALWYARARYLDGRCSLAQAIQRTLEDIAREGLDILDSRRVGDLAAFRPFELAAALNRLRSLQVRTNTR, from the coding sequence ATGGCATCGGACCGACAAAAACTGGCAGATATCCTGCGCCGAATCGATGGACGTGGGTACCCCGCGTACCGGGAAATTCAGGGGGCGTGGACCTTCCCCAACTTCACCCTGTGGGTAGATCACGTGCAGGGCGATCCCTTCGCCTCGCCAAGCCGGGTGCGCATCACCCTCCCGGCCTCGGTGGCCGCCTTTCCCCAGGCCACCTACGCCAACACCAGCCGTGCCGTGGGCCTGACCGCTTTTCTGGCCCGAGCCTTTGCAGCTGCCGCCCGGCGCCATAGCCGACGCCGGGGAACCGGCAAGAGCGGCGAAATTCACATGGAAGCCCCCGGGCAAGAAGTGTTACCCCAGACCGCGGTCCAGATTGACCCAGAGGGGAATGTGGAGGCCCGGTTCACTGTAGGGTTGCCGGCCCAGGGACGCCGCGTCCTGGGCCATGAGGCGGCTCGCCTGTTGTTGGAAAATGTGCCCGCTGTGGTCAACGAAAGCCTGCTCGCAGCCGCCCACGACCCGGACCTGGTCTGGAAACATGTGGCCACCAACGAAGATGCCGACGCTCTCCGGGACGCCCTGGCAGACAGGGGACTGGTGGCCTTCGTGGCCGACGGCGCCATCCTGCCCAGGCGCTCCGGAGTCGACGACCGCCCCCTCCAGGATGACACGGTCGTCCCCTTCCAGTCTCCGCCATCCCTGCGGGTCCAAATAGAGTTGCCCCATGCCGGCCAGGTGAGTGGCATGGGCATCCCCGCGGGGGTTACCTTGATTGTGGGAGGAGGCTACCACGGCAAGAGCACCCTGTTGCGAGCCATTGAGCGAGGCGTCTACAACCACCGCCCGGGCGATGGACGGGAACGGGTGGTCAGCCAGGCGGGCCTGGTCAAGATTCGGGCGGAGGATGGCCGCTCAGTCGCCGGCGTGGACATTTCCCCCTTCATCGACAACTTGCCCCTGGGCCAATCCACCCGCGCCTTCCAGACAGCCAACGCCAGCGGCTCCACCAGCCAGGCTGCGTCCATCATGGAGGCGTTGGAAGTGGGTGCCACGGGCCTGCTCATCGACGAAGACACCGCAGCCACCAACTTCATGATCCGGGACAGCCGCATGCAGGCGCTGGTGCCCAAGGAGCGGGAACCCATCACCCCCTTCATCGACCGGGTCCGCCAGCTCTACAGCGAGCACGGCGTCAGCTCCATTCTCGTCATCGGCGGCAGCGGGGATTATCTGGACGTGGCCGACACGGTGATCACCATGGATGCCTTCCGGCCGGCCGATGTCACTGAACGGGCCCGAGCCGTGGCAAAGCAGTTTCCCACCGGCCGTCAGCCCGAAGCCGTCGGGCCGCTCCACCTCCAACACGAGCGAATCCCCATCCCCCGTTCCATCGATCCATCCCGCGGTCGGCGGGACGTCCACATCAAAACCCAGGGCCTGCATACCATCCTGTTCGGCACAGAAACCATTGACCTGACGGCCGTCGAACAGCTGGTGGCCCGGGGACAGACTCGGGCCATCGCAGCAGCGCTCTGGTATGCCCGCGCTCGCTACCTGGACGGACGCTGTTCCCTGGCCCAGGCAATCCAGCGAACCCTGGAGGACATCGCCCGGGAAGGGCTGGACATCCTGGACAGCCGACGGGTGGGTGACCTGGCGGCCTTTCGTCCCTTTGAGCTGGCCGCGGCCCTCAACCGGCTGCGCTCCCTGCAGGTTCGAACGAACACCCGTTGA
- a CDS encoding tetratricopeptide repeat protein, with protein MDQQPSNQLEWFKNLPGWTKATIGFIGAIIAFIISFRENFHLAVVVVAFLLLATLLYICLYVILSRTPGNQEGAPPEYRFGRLRFWAMGAGIVLLLVLSSAFWNRPSRAFIAVALLGTPTPTATATPTPTATPAPTPSPTPTPLPVATAAAHEILVLLAQFRDESQQANYDAAGSIELALRQALAAYDLPNLRLAAIPDSFQRRELEEVRSLGQRYNAAIVIWGHYDDAGMYPRFTILREASMIYVPPGPADYLASLSSPPADFALYINRDLPAQLTFLTQFAIGLIYYTEANYLAAHPLLSEALRSLEQIQADGRVPGAGFDLAAEGYNLYFYRAYVNYELGDLAAAVDDYTRAIELVPDDAAAYNNRGIIHRRMGDGQAARADYDQALALDPNDAAAYNNRGNLQVDLGELLAAVEDYTRAIELDPDYALAYLNRGLAYIDLAEYDKAIADFDRALTMMPADPIIYLSRGDAFRAQGQETAALADYDKTLQLDPTNAEAHNGRGLIFFDRGDYTAALDAFTRAVELLPETSVFLTNRGLAHLELKDYPAAIADFSAALDLDPTDATALHNRGRAAYTLDRYPDAIADYSAALVLQPDDPVILYNRGLAYYQQGQLEEALADFDRAIQLDPPNGDAYLQRAKVHVALQHWPAALADFDQAVDLSPNDPDVYQARAELYYRLEDYSAAVADYSRALKLDADNPTLYNDRGNAYFALGQADAALADYTRAIQLEPANPIHYFNRAIVYRSQQQYRQAIADFSAAIARDPRDVVAYRERGDTFYDLGDLPAAVADYSRALELDPNDARTYNNRCYALHELGRHQEALADCNQSLALDPTDAYAYDSRGSVYQALGQVEAAIADFRQVLALTDDPELIRRAEAALASLGSAP; from the coding sequence ATGGATCAACAGCCATCCAACCAACTTGAGTGGTTTAAAAACCTGCCTGGATGGACCAAAGCCACCATCGGCTTTATCGGGGCCATCATCGCCTTTATCATCTCCTTTCGGGAGAACTTTCACCTGGCGGTGGTCGTGGTCGCTTTTCTGCTCCTGGCGACCCTGCTCTACATCTGCCTGTACGTCATCCTGAGCCGGACGCCTGGAAACCAGGAAGGGGCGCCGCCGGAATATCGCTTTGGTCGCTTACGCTTTTGGGCCATGGGCGCCGGGATCGTCCTTCTGCTCGTTCTGAGCAGCGCCTTCTGGAATCGCCCCAGCCGCGCCTTCATCGCGGTTGCCCTGTTGGGCACCCCCACGCCCACGGCCACGGCAACCCCGACCCCAACGGCCACCCCCGCACCCACGCCGTCCCCCACGCCCACGCCACTGCCGGTTGCCACGGCCGCCGCCCATGAAATTTTGGTGCTCCTGGCCCAGTTCCGCGACGAGAGCCAGCAGGCCAACTACGATGCGGCCGGCAGCATCGAGCTGGCCCTGCGCCAGGCGCTGGCCGCCTACGACCTGCCCAACCTGCGCCTGGCCGCCATCCCGGATTCCTTCCAGCGTCGGGAGCTGGAAGAGGTCCGTAGCCTGGGACAACGCTACAACGCCGCCATCGTGATCTGGGGCCACTACGACGATGCCGGCATGTATCCCCGCTTCACCATCCTGCGGGAAGCGTCCATGATCTACGTGCCGCCCGGCCCCGCGGATTATCTGGCCAGCCTCTCCTCGCCCCCGGCTGACTTCGCCCTCTACATCAACCGGGACCTGCCAGCCCAGTTGACCTTTTTGACCCAATTCGCCATCGGCCTTATCTACTACACAGAAGCCAACTACCTGGCGGCCCATCCGCTTCTATCGGAAGCCCTCCGCTCCCTGGAACAGATACAGGCCGACGGCCGTGTCCCCGGCGCCGGCTTCGATCTGGCCGCCGAGGGATACAACCTCTACTTTTACCGGGCCTACGTCAATTACGAACTGGGGGATCTGGCCGCCGCCGTGGACGATTACACCCGGGCCATCGAACTGGTGCCGGACGATGCAGCCGCCTACAACAACCGGGGCATCATCCACCGGCGGATGGGCGATGGCCAGGCCGCCCGGGCGGACTATGACCAGGCCCTGGCTTTGGACCCCAATGATGCGGCCGCCTACAACAATCGAGGCAACCTGCAGGTCGATCTGGGCGAACTACTGGCCGCCGTGGAGGACTACACCCGGGCCATCGAATTGGATCCCGACTACGCCCTGGCCTATCTGAACCGGGGCCTCGCCTACATCGACCTGGCCGAATATGACAAGGCCATCGCCGACTTTGACCGGGCGCTGACCATGATGCCCGCCGATCCCATCATCTACCTCAGCCGGGGCGATGCCTTCCGGGCCCAGGGCCAGGAAACCGCCGCCCTGGCCGACTACGACAAAACCCTGCAGCTCGACCCGACGAACGCAGAAGCCCACAACGGCCGCGGTCTGATCTTTTTTGACCGGGGCGATTACACCGCTGCCCTGGACGCCTTCACCCGGGCGGTTGAGCTCTTGCCCGAGACGTCGGTTTTTCTGACCAACCGGGGCCTCGCCCACCTGGAGCTGAAAGATTATCCCGCCGCCATCGCCGACTTCAGTGCGGCCCTGGATCTGGATCCGACCGATGCCACAGCCCTCCACAACCGGGGGCGAGCGGCCTACACCCTGGACCGCTACCCGGACGCCATCGCCGACTATTCGGCCGCGCTGGTGCTCCAACCCGACGACCCGGTGATCCTCTACAACCGGGGGCTGGCCTACTACCAGCAGGGCCAACTGGAGGAGGCGCTGGCCGATTTCGATAGGGCCATCCAGCTCGATCCGCCCAATGGGGATGCCTACCTCCAACGGGCGAAGGTGCATGTGGCCCTCCAACATTGGCCCGCCGCCCTGGCCGATTTTGATCAGGCCGTTGACCTGAGCCCTAACGACCCGGACGTGTACCAGGCCCGGGCAGAGCTCTACTACCGCCTGGAAGATTACAGCGCCGCGGTAGCAGACTACAGCCGGGCCCTGAAACTGGATGCCGACAACCCCACTCTGTACAACGACCGGGGCAACGCCTACTTCGCCCTGGGTCAGGCGGATGCCGCCCTGGCCGACTACACCCGTGCCATCCAACTGGAGCCAGCCAACCCGATTCACTACTTCAACCGGGCCATCGTCTATCGCAGCCAGCAGCAGTACCGGCAGGCCATCGCCGACTTTAGCGCAGCCATCGCCCGGGACCCGCGGGATGTGGTCGCCTATCGAGAGCGGGGGGACACCTTCTACGATCTGGGTGACCTGCCCGCCGCGGTGGCGGACTACAGCCGGGCCCTGGAACTGGACCCCAACGACGCCCGCACCTACAACAACCGCTGCTACGCCCTCCACGAGCTGGGTCGCCACCAGGAAGCCCTGGCTGACTGCAACCAGTCCCTGGCCCTGGATCCCACCGACGCCTACGCGTACGACAGCCGGGGCTCCGTCTATCAGGCCCTGGGCCAGGTGGAAGCCGCCATTGCCGACTTTCGTCAGGTCCTGGCGTTAACCGACGACCCCGAGCTGATCCGCCGGGCAGAGGCAGCCCTGGCCTCCCTGGGAAGCGCCCCATGA
- a CDS encoding NifU N-terminal domain-containing protein, which translates to MDVQIQQTPNPNARKFVLPEPRFEQSMNFGSPEAAQAHPLAAQLFALEGVYNVLMARDFITINKRPEVPWEPLAEAARQRIVAFFTH; encoded by the coding sequence ATGGACGTCCAGATCCAGCAGACACCGAACCCCAACGCCCGCAAATTCGTACTGCCCGAGCCCCGCTTCGAGCAGTCCATGAACTTCGGCAGCCCGGAAGCGGCCCAGGCGCATCCCCTGGCGGCCCAACTGTTCGCCCTGGAAGGCGTCTACAACGTCCTGATGGCCCGGGACTTCATCACCATCAACAAGCGGCCGGAGGTTCCCTGGGAGCCGCTGGCCGAAGCCGCCCGCCAGCGGATTGTGGCATTCTTCACCCATTGA
- a CDS encoding N(4)-(beta-N-acetylglucosaminyl)-L-asparaginase, producing MSAHRMPLIVASENGRAGALAAMELLRRGGSALDAVELACRVTEDDPNDHSVGYGGIPNVLGEVELDASIMDGRTLRIGAVAAVRGYGHPITLARRVMEELPHVLLVGHGAERLAAELGQPPADQRTPAGMSRWRARFAEHGLPLPPNEDRPTWSLRALATRLTRPLNLQAQVQHAGKPDTLGTVNFLALDQEGNLASGVSTSGMAWKYPGRVGDSPIIGAGNYCDNRYGAAACTGLGELAIRVSSARSVVLYLKMGLSLQEAGLEALRDLAYLPEAAGQYMNIVAMTPTGEHAGFSTVPGKQYLFMAADMDEPQLAERILLPHAP from the coding sequence ATGTCTGCTCATCGAATGCCCCTCATCGTTGCCAGCGAAAATGGCCGGGCCGGGGCCCTGGCCGCCATGGAGCTACTGCGTCGCGGCGGCTCTGCCCTGGACGCCGTGGAGCTGGCCTGTCGGGTAACAGAGGACGACCCCAATGACCACAGCGTCGGCTACGGCGGCATTCCCAATGTTCTGGGAGAGGTTGAGCTGGATGCCAGCATCATGGATGGCCGCACCCTGCGCATCGGTGCCGTGGCCGCCGTCCGGGGGTATGGCCATCCCATTACCCTGGCTCGCCGGGTGATGGAAGAGTTGCCCCACGTGTTGCTGGTGGGGCATGGCGCAGAGCGCCTGGCCGCAGAGCTGGGCCAGCCCCCCGCCGACCAGCGCACCCCGGCGGGGATGAGTCGCTGGCGGGCCCGGTTTGCCGAACATGGCCTCCCCCTTCCCCCGAACGAGGACCGGCCAACCTGGTCCCTGCGGGCCCTGGCCACGCGCCTGACCCGCCCCCTCAACCTGCAGGCCCAGGTCCAACACGCCGGCAAGCCCGACACCCTGGGCACGGTCAACTTTCTGGCCCTGGACCAGGAAGGCAACCTGGCCTCTGGGGTGAGCACCAGCGGCATGGCCTGGAAATATCCGGGGCGAGTGGGCGACAGCCCCATCATCGGCGCGGGCAACTACTGCGACAACCGCTACGGCGCGGCCGCCTGCACCGGGCTGGGCGAACTGGCCATCCGGGTCTCCTCGGCCCGTAGCGTGGTCCTCTACCTGAAAATGGGCCTCTCCCTGCAAGAAGCCGGCCTGGAAGCCCTGCGCGACCTGGCCTACCTGCCTGAGGCCGCCGGCCAGTACATGAACATCGTGGCCATGACGCCCACCGGCGAACATGCAGGCTTCAGCACGGTGCCGGGCAAGCAGTACCTCTTCATGGCCGCCGACATGGACGAACCCCAACTGGCTGAACGCATCCTGCTGCCCCATGCCCCTTGA